One genomic segment of Streptomyces liangshanensis includes these proteins:
- a CDS encoding putative leader peptide: MRLWRRVHMDLVRYAGCVCRPSC; encoded by the coding sequence GTGCGCCTGTGGCGGAGGGTCCATATGGACCTGGTCCGCTACGCGGGCTGCGTCTGTCGCCCGTCCTGCTGA
- a CDS encoding cysteine dioxygenase translates to MSSPVRSSAPAQPSDALPAAPGGVATAEIPSPASPGASFSGPTAAELLAFVRGAAADTELIASLPLDPEGRTWIRLEGPAGSEAWLIGWPPGAGTGWHDHGGSHGALATAAGALKEDSLAARLPTEGWKTLELADGVDRERRLTAGVGRAFGKHHVHEVRNESETEHAVSVHAYYPPLPMMRRYSRNGAVLRLEQVEGPEDWQ, encoded by the coding sequence ATGTCTTCACCCGTACGTTCCTCCGCGCCCGCGCAACCCTCCGACGCCCTCCCGGCCGCCCCGGGCGGTGTCGCCACCGCGGAGATCCCCTCCCCGGCCTCCCCCGGCGCCTCGTTCTCCGGGCCCACCGCCGCCGAGCTGCTCGCCTTCGTCCGCGGTGCCGCGGCCGACACCGAGCTGATCGCCTCCCTGCCCCTCGACCCCGAGGGCCGCACCTGGATCCGGCTGGAGGGTCCCGCGGGCAGCGAGGCGTGGCTCATCGGCTGGCCGCCCGGCGCGGGGACCGGCTGGCACGACCACGGCGGCTCGCACGGCGCGCTCGCCACGGCGGCGGGGGCGCTCAAGGAGGACTCCCTGGCGGCCCGGCTGCCCACCGAGGGCTGGAAGACGCTGGAGCTGGCCGACGGGGTGGATCGCGAGCGGCGGCTGACGGCCGGGGTGGGGCGGGCGTTCGGCAAGCACCACGTGCACGAGGTACGGAACGAGTCGGAGACCGAGCACGCCGTCTCCGTCCACGCGTACTACCCGCCGCTGCCGATGATGCGGCGCTACAGCCGCAACGGCGCGGTCCTCCGGCTGGAGCAGGTCGAGGGTCCGGAGGACTGGCAGTGA
- a CDS encoding rhodanese-like domain-containing protein, with amino-acid sequence MTTGSTAAAPGERVGIDELLERVREGLDRVEAPEAFEAAEGGALLVDIRYQALRERDGLIPGALVVERNELEWRLDPQGSHRAAEATSHDLRVVVICNEGYASSLAAVSLRQLGLHRATDLVGGFQAWKAAGLPVTATP; translated from the coding sequence ATAACCACCGGCTCCACGGCGGCGGCCCCCGGCGAGCGGGTCGGGATCGACGAGCTGCTGGAACGGGTCCGCGAGGGCCTCGACCGCGTCGAGGCGCCGGAGGCCTTCGAGGCCGCCGAGGGCGGGGCCCTGCTGGTGGACATCCGCTACCAGGCCCTGCGCGAGCGGGACGGACTGATCCCCGGGGCGCTCGTCGTGGAACGCAACGAGCTGGAGTGGCGGCTCGACCCGCAGGGCAGCCACCGGGCCGCGGAGGCCACGAGCCACGACCTGCGGGTGGTGGTGATCTGCAACGAGGGGTACGCGTCCAGCCTCGCCGCGGTGTCGCTGCGCCAGCTGGGACTGCACCGGGCGACCGACCTCGTCGGCGGCTTCCAGGCGTGGAAGGCGGCGGGACTGCCGGTCACGGCCACCCCGTGA
- a CDS encoding ABC transporter permease → MMLRYAFQTINDRKAGFLGAFAALMCAAALITACGTLLETGLRGRIAPERYAAAPLVVSADQNVHQTTIKHKGDGETKTKHKAKPVAERAWLSDALVGRVAAVDGVRSAVPELTFPAQPMSGGTGAAHGTSYGHAWESAALTPFTLTEGHAPQATGDVVIDRPLARRAGLRPGDRLTVQSTHAPRTYTVSGIAAAEGGDLRQQTSLFFSAAEARRLAGRPGQVTAIAVVPERGTDTGTLKTALARALHGTTAQVTSGDDRGPVEFLDASGARVKLISMGGAMGGTSLLVAILVVVSTFALSIQQRHRELALLRAVAATPRQIRALLGREALLVGAAAGAAGSVAGLPLGAWLHGRFVALGAVPATLERVTSVFPAAAALAVTVLGAWAAARISGRRITRIRPAEAMAEAAVERTRPAWGRLVAGLLLLAGGVVLVVVLSTLRTEPASTPVTFLAVVVLATAVSLLGPVLLRAVMVPLAVPLRLAGPGGRLAAANIRAHATRMAAAVTPLALLIGMTCTVLFIQPTLEDAARTQAREGTLAGRVLTSGGPGVPSEAAARAREVPGVTAVTEVVRTTVRVGLDKYVAQGVTPAGLDRTWDPDVLHGSLKGFSPGTVAVSDLAADQLDLRVGSRLRLTLGDGTPAALTVSAVYGRGLGFGDLTVAHDLLARHMDNPLATTVLVAGDVAGGAGREALASAVAPFPGVRVLDPAGADRLQAERGQANAEVTFLAMGLVLAFTAIAVLNTLAMSVSERIREFAMLRLAGGTRRQVLRMLRTEALTLLLTATVLGTGISLAVLTAFSAGMTGGAGPSVRPVLYAAVVGAAALLALVATALPGRSALRVRPVEVVAAR, encoded by the coding sequence ATGATGCTGCGGTACGCCTTCCAGACGATCAACGACCGCAAGGCCGGGTTCCTCGGCGCCTTCGCCGCCCTGATGTGCGCCGCCGCGCTCATCACCGCCTGCGGCACCCTCCTGGAGACCGGCCTGCGCGGCCGGATCGCCCCCGAGCGCTACGCCGCCGCGCCGCTCGTCGTCTCCGCCGACCAGAACGTCCACCAGACGACGATCAAGCACAAGGGCGACGGCGAGACCAAGACCAAGCACAAGGCCAAGCCGGTCGCCGAGCGCGCCTGGCTGTCCGACGCGCTCGTCGGCCGGGTCGCGGCGGTCGACGGCGTCCGCTCCGCAGTACCGGAACTGACCTTCCCCGCCCAGCCGATGAGCGGCGGGACGGGCGCGGCGCACGGGACGTCGTACGGCCACGCCTGGGAATCCGCCGCGCTCACCCCCTTCACCCTGACCGAAGGCCACGCCCCGCAGGCCACCGGTGACGTGGTCATCGACCGCCCGCTCGCCCGGCGCGCCGGACTGCGGCCGGGGGACCGGCTGACGGTCCAGTCCACCCACGCGCCGCGCACCTACACCGTCTCGGGCATCGCCGCCGCCGAAGGGGGCGACCTGCGGCAGCAGACCTCGCTGTTCTTCTCCGCCGCCGAGGCCCGGCGGCTGGCCGGCCGGCCGGGACAGGTCACCGCGATCGCGGTCGTACCGGAACGCGGCACGGACACCGGCACGTTGAAGACCGCGCTCGCCCGGGCCCTGCACGGCACCACCGCCCAAGTCACCTCCGGCGACGACCGGGGCCCCGTCGAGTTCCTCGACGCCTCCGGCGCCCGGGTGAAACTCATCTCCATGGGCGGCGCGATGGGCGGTACGTCCCTGCTCGTCGCGATCCTCGTCGTCGTCTCCACCTTCGCCCTGTCCATCCAGCAGCGGCACCGCGAACTCGCCCTGCTGCGCGCCGTCGCCGCCACGCCCCGCCAGATCCGCGCCCTGCTCGGCCGCGAGGCGCTGCTCGTCGGCGCGGCGGCCGGCGCGGCCGGATCCGTGGCCGGACTGCCCCTCGGGGCCTGGCTCCACGGCCGCTTCGTCGCCCTCGGCGCCGTCCCGGCCACCCTGGAGCGCGTCACCAGCGTCTTCCCGGCCGCCGCCGCCCTTGCCGTCACCGTCCTCGGAGCCTGGGCGGCGGCCCGGATCTCCGGCCGCCGCATCACCCGGATCCGCCCGGCCGAGGCGATGGCCGAAGCCGCCGTCGAACGTACCCGTCCCGCCTGGGGCCGGCTGGTCGCCGGACTTCTCCTGCTGGCCGGCGGGGTGGTCCTCGTCGTCGTGCTCAGCACGCTGCGCACCGAGCCCGCGTCGACTCCCGTGACCTTCCTGGCCGTCGTGGTCCTCGCCACCGCCGTGTCCCTGCTCGGCCCGGTGCTGCTGAGGGCGGTCATGGTCCCGCTCGCCGTCCCCCTGCGCCTCGCCGGACCCGGTGGCCGGCTCGCCGCCGCCAACATCCGCGCGCACGCCACCCGGATGGCCGCGGCCGTCACCCCGCTCGCCCTGCTGATCGGCATGACCTGCACCGTCCTCTTCATCCAGCCGACGCTGGAGGACGCCGCCCGTACGCAGGCCCGCGAAGGGACCCTGGCCGGCCGGGTGCTCACCTCCGGCGGACCCGGTGTGCCGTCCGAGGCGGCCGCGCGGGCGCGCGAGGTGCCGGGCGTCACCGCGGTCACGGAGGTGGTGCGGACCACGGTCCGCGTCGGTCTCGACAAGTACGTGGCACAGGGCGTCACCCCGGCCGGCCTGGACCGCACCTGGGACCCGGACGTGCTGCACGGCTCGCTCAAGGGGTTCAGCCCCGGCACGGTGGCCGTCAGCGACCTCGCCGCAGACCAGCTGGACCTGCGGGTGGGATCCCGCCTGCGGCTGACACTCGGCGACGGTACGCCCGCGGCGCTCACCGTCTCCGCCGTCTACGGACGCGGGCTCGGCTTCGGCGATCTGACCGTCGCGCACGACCTGCTGGCCCGGCACATGGACAATCCGCTCGCCACCACGGTCCTCGTCGCGGGTGACGTGGCGGGAGGCGCGGGGCGGGAGGCGCTCGCGTCGGCCGTCGCCCCGTTCCCCGGCGTGCGTGTCCTCGATCCGGCCGGCGCCGACCGGCTCCAGGCCGAGCGGGGTCAGGCCAACGCCGAGGTCACCTTCCTCGCCATGGGTCTCGTGCTGGCCTTCACCGCGATCGCGGTCCTCAACACCCTCGCCATGTCGGTCTCCGAGCGGATCCGGGAGTTCGCGATGCTCCGTCTGGCCGGCGGCACCCGCCGCCAGGTCCTGCGGATGCTGCGCACCGAGGCGCTCACCCTCCTCCTGACCGCGACCGTGCTCGGGACGGGTATCTCCCTCGCCGTCCTGACCGCGTTCAGCGCCGGGATGACGGGTGGCGCGGGGCCTTCGGTACGACCGGTGCTGTACGCGGCGGTCGTCGGCGCCGCCGCGCTGCTCGCGCTGGTGGCGACCGCGCTGCCGGGCCGGTCCGCCCTGAGGGTCAGGCCGGTGGAGGTGGTCGCCGCCCGGTAG
- a CDS encoding ArsR/SmtB family transcription factor has translation MAQDPGRPAMTELAALKALAQPRRQQILERLTLHGPATSAILARALGLNTGATSYHLRELARYGFVEETDGETPRRERWWRAVPGDRRFPPRSRQSPEMRLVMDELNHQAYAADLDLFEWLQRESDALGDWADAFPYSRGTMRLTRDELAEFFEEYIALLDRYKRPDELTPPGARSVLTRLLAFPAPDAPAGEAPAPDAPAPDAPAPSHGVPGTTDETDAS, from the coding sequence ATGGCACAGGACCCCGGCCGCCCGGCGATGACCGAGCTCGCCGCACTCAAGGCGCTCGCGCAGCCCCGGCGGCAGCAGATACTCGAACGGCTGACCCTGCACGGGCCCGCGACCTCGGCGATCCTCGCCCGGGCGCTCGGGCTCAACACCGGAGCCACCAGCTACCACCTCCGGGAGCTCGCCCGTTACGGCTTCGTCGAGGAGACCGACGGCGAGACTCCCCGCAGGGAGCGCTGGTGGCGGGCCGTGCCCGGCGACCGGCGGTTCCCGCCGCGCAGCCGCCAGAGCCCCGAGATGCGCCTCGTCATGGACGAGTTGAACCACCAGGCGTACGCGGCGGACCTCGACCTCTTCGAATGGCTCCAACGCGAGAGTGACGCCCTCGGCGACTGGGCGGACGCGTTCCCGTACTCGCGGGGCACGATGCGGCTCACCCGGGACGAACTGGCCGAGTTCTTCGAGGAGTACATCGCGCTCCTCGACCGCTACAAACGGCCCGACGAGCTGACCCCGCCCGGTGCGCGTTCCGTGCTCACCCGGCTGCTGGCATTCCCGGCCCCCGACGCCCCCGCCGGCGAAGCCCCGGCCCCCGACGCCCCCGCCCCTGACGCCCCCGCGCCCTCCCACGGCGTCCCCGGTACCACCGACGAGACGGACGCGTCATGA